The uncultured Ilyobacter sp. genome has a segment encoding these proteins:
- a CDS encoding iron-containing alcohol dehydrogenase — protein sequence MLNFSFYNPTNIVFGKDQINNLDSLVPKNAKILITYGGGSVMDGTKFIAIASVADDYMGRESELLKFGFNPIPVEGAIPFGTVVTLPATGSEMNNGAVVTNEIDKLPIFSKFTFPKFSILDPTLTYTLPATQVANGVVDTFIHTVEQYVTYPVNAGFQDRTAEGILQTLIEVGKETIENPTNYDARANLVWCATMALNGLIGSGVPQDWTTHMIGHEMTALFGLDHAKTLAVVQPAIWKVRKSAKQEKLLQYAERVWNIKDGSEDEKIDRAILKTEGFFHSLGIKTKLSDYNIGEDGIQKIINSLEKHGMTALSESREVTLEVSEEILRKAL from the coding sequence ATGTTAAATTTTAGTTTTTATAACCCAACCAATATAGTTTTCGGTAAGGATCAGATAAATAACTTAGACAGCCTCGTACCGAAAAATGCAAAAATTCTTATCACATATGGAGGAGGCTCTGTAATGGACGGAACAAAATTTATAGCGATAGCCTCTGTTGCAGATGATTATATGGGAAGGGAGAGTGAACTTTTAAAATTTGGATTTAATCCCATCCCTGTAGAAGGAGCCATACCCTTTGGGACTGTAGTAACTCTTCCTGCCACAGGTTCTGAGATGAATAACGGGGCTGTAGTAACCAATGAAATAGACAAGCTTCCTATATTCAGCAAATTTACATTCCCCAAATTTTCAATACTTGACCCTACTCTTACATACACCCTTCCTGCTACCCAGGTTGCCAATGGTGTCGTGGATACATTTATTCACACTGTGGAACAATACGTAACATATCCTGTAAATGCAGGGTTTCAGGACAGGACAGCTGAAGGGATACTCCAGACTCTTATAGAGGTGGGGAAAGAAACCATAGAAAATCCTACAAATTATGATGCCAGAGCAAACCTTGTATGGTGTGCCACTATGGCCTTAAACGGCCTCATCGGTTCAGGAGTTCCTCAGGACTGGACTACCCATATGATAGGGCACGAAATGACTGCTTTATTTGGTTTAGATCACGCTAAAACCTTAGCAGTAGTTCAGCCAGCAATATGGAAAGTAAGAAAATCAGCAAAACAGGAAAAACTTCTGCAGTATGCAGAAAGAGTATGGAATATAAAAGACGGCAGTGAAGATGAAAAAATAGATCGGGCTATCTTAAAAACTGAGGGATTTTTCCACAGTCTTGGGATAAAAACAAAACTTTCAGATTACAATATCGGGGAAGATGGCATACAGAAGATTATTAATTCCTTGGAAAAACATGGAATGACAGCTCTGTCAGAGAGTAGAGAGGTCACTCTGGAAGTTTCTGAGGAAATTTTACGAAAAGCTTTATAA
- a CDS encoding MerR family transcriptional regulator, producing MNIDEVAKYFHITKSKLRYYEKNGVIRKIARDKSDNRVYTKDDLLWIEFFLNLKETGMSLKEIRHYISLKKGGIETVDERKKILLDHVELIEEKIQELIVTREDLQEQIKKYDEEKGMCIIKCSSDIKN from the coding sequence ATGAATATAGATGAGGTAGCAAAATATTTTCATATAACAAAATCCAAACTAAGATATTATGAAAAAAACGGCGTAATCAGAAAGATTGCCAGAGACAAGAGCGACAACAGAGTTTATACGAAAGATGATCTGTTATGGATCGAATTCTTTTTAAATCTAAAGGAAACCGGGATGTCCTTAAAAGAGATAAGGCATTATATCTCTCTAAAAAAAGGCGGAATAGAAACAGTTGACGAAAGAAAAAAGATTCTTCTTGATCACGTGGAGCTTATAGAAGAAAAAATACAGGAGCTTATTGTAACCAGGGAAGATCTTCAAGAACAGATCAAAAAATATGATGAAGAAAAGGGAATGTGTATAATAAAATGTTCGTCAGATATCAAAAATTAA
- a CDS encoding Glu/Leu/Phe/Val dehydrogenase: MKKFEYMEKYGHEQLVYFFDKTTGLRGVTCIHDTSLGPALGGTRIWDYENEEEAILDAFRLSRGMTYKAACAGLNLGGGKTVLYGDPKVVKSEAYFRSLGRFVQSLNGRYITAEDVNTNTKDMSYVAMETDYVVGLPGKSGNPSPVTAWGIFMGIKATLKEIFGDDSIKDRSFSIQGAGQTGYYLIKYLLGEDYPDKNYKAEKASKIYFTEINDNHIKRMKNEHPQVEFVKPDDIYSLEVDIFSPCALGAVINDDTVPKFRCKAIAGSANNVLKDPIHGRQLKERGILYAPDYVINAGGLINVYHELQGYNRDKAVGDVELIYDRLMEIYKISKDQNIATSDAADRFAENRIKVIKEIESNYIRR; the protein is encoded by the coding sequence ATGAAAAAGTTTGAGTACATGGAAAAATACGGCCATGAACAACTAGTTTACTTTTTTGACAAGACCACCGGCCTCCGAGGAGTTACATGCATTCATGACACAAGCCTAGGACCAGCCCTAGGTGGTACAAGAATATGGGATTACGAAAATGAAGAAGAGGCTATATTAGACGCTTTCAGGCTCTCTAGGGGGATGACATACAAAGCCGCCTGTGCAGGGCTTAACCTCGGAGGAGGTAAAACTGTTTTATATGGTGACCCAAAAGTTGTTAAGAGTGAGGCTTATTTCAGGAGTCTCGGAAGATTTGTACAGAGCTTAAACGGAAGATATATAACTGCCGAAGATGTAAACACAAACACGAAAGATATGTCCTATGTAGCCATGGAAACCGACTATGTGGTAGGTCTGCCTGGAAAAAGTGGAAACCCTTCACCGGTTACTGCCTGGGGAATTTTCATGGGTATAAAGGCTACTTTGAAGGAGATCTTCGGAGACGATTCTATAAAGGATAGAAGTTTTTCTATACAGGGAGCAGGCCAGACAGGATATTATCTCATAAAATATCTTTTGGGAGAAGATTACCCAGATAAAAATTACAAAGCTGAAAAAGCCTCTAAAATATATTTTACAGAAATAAACGACAATCACATAAAAAGAATGAAAAATGAACATCCTCAGGTTGAATTTGTCAAACCCGATGATATATACTCCTTAGAAGTGGATATATTCTCCCCCTGTGCTCTAGGGGCTGTCATAAATGATGATACAGTTCCCAAATTTCGCTGCAAGGCCATAGCCGGAAGTGCAAACAATGTCCTAAAGGATCCCATCCACGGAAGACAGCTAAAAGAAAGAGGGATATTATATGCTCCTGACTATGTTATAAATGCAGGTGGACTCATAAATGTATATCACGAACTTCAGGGATATAACAGAGACAAGGCAGTGGGAGATGTAGAACTTATATATGACCGTCTGATGGAAATATATAAAATTTCAAAGGACCAAAACATTGCCACCAGCGATGCTGCAGACCGCTTTGCAGAAAACAGGATCAAAGTCATAAAAGAGATAGAGAGCAACTATATAAGAAGATAA
- the buk gene encoding butyrate kinase: MKKFKILAINPGSTSTKISVFKEDDEIFTETIRHSAEDIQQFKKIIDQFEFRKNIIEKILNVNHLLDEGLDAVVGRGGLLRPLSGGTYLIGDAILRDLRAGVSGEHASNLGGIIAHEIGEDFNIPSYIVDPVVVDEFEPVARISGIPEIERKSIFHALNQKAVARSYAKEIGKPYENLNLIVVHMGGGITIGSHKNGRVIDVTNALDGEGPLSSERSGALPAGDIIKMCFEKKYDQDFIKKRLVGKGGAVAYLGTNSIIEVLDLIEKGDKKAELIFDAVIYQISKEIGAFSTVLKGEVDAIILTGGMAYSEKIIDLLKERVDFIAPIKVYPGEHEMSALAQGALRILKKEETPLIYNPD; encoded by the coding sequence ATGAAAAAGTTTAAAATCCTGGCAATAAATCCAGGTTCTACTTCCACAAAAATATCTGTTTTTAAAGAGGATGATGAGATATTCACCGAAACCATCAGACACTCTGCAGAAGATATACAGCAATTCAAAAAAATAATAGATCAGTTTGAATTCAGAAAAAATATAATAGAAAAAATACTTAATGTTAATCATCTTTTAGATGAGGGGCTAGATGCTGTAGTAGGGCGGGGTGGACTTTTGAGGCCTTTATCTGGTGGTACTTATCTTATAGGGGATGCAATACTGAGAGATCTTCGAGCTGGAGTGTCAGGTGAACATGCCTCAAATTTGGGAGGGATAATTGCACATGAAATAGGGGAAGATTTTAATATCCCCTCATATATAGTGGACCCTGTGGTGGTAGATGAATTTGAACCTGTAGCCAGGATATCTGGAATCCCAGAAATTGAAAGAAAATCCATTTTTCATGCATTAAATCAAAAAGCTGTGGCTAGAAGTTATGCCAAAGAGATAGGAAAGCCCTACGAAAATCTAAATCTGATTGTGGTGCATATGGGAGGTGGAATAACCATCGGTTCTCATAAAAATGGTCGAGTCATTGATGTCACAAATGCACTAGATGGCGAAGGTCCCCTTTCTTCTGAAAGGTCAGGAGCCTTGCCAGCTGGTGATATTATAAAAATGTGTTTTGAAAAGAAATATGACCAGGATTTTATTAAAAAAAGACTCGTTGGGAAAGGAGGGGCAGTTGCCTATCTTGGGACCAATAGTATTATAGAGGTTTTAGATCTTATTGAAAAAGGTGATAAAAAAGCTGAGCTAATCTTTGATGCTGTGATATACCAGATCTCAAAAGAAATTGGAGCTTTTTCTACAGTCCTTAAAGGTGAGGTCGATGCTATAATTTTAACTGGGGGTATGGCCTATTCTGAAAAAATCATAGATCTTTTAAAGGAACGGGTGGATTTTATTGCACCCATAAAAGTATATCCTGGGGAGCATGAAATGTCTGCCCTGGCACAAGGGGCATTACGGATACTAAAAAAAGAGGAAACCCCTTTAATATATAATCCAGATTAA
- the aroF gene encoding 3-deoxy-7-phosphoheptulonate synthase, with protein MIIKMKKDAEWSVIEKIMDTLKKKGLGVHDINGEEYRIIGVIGDTSGLDMGSIEGLPGVETVTRIQEPFKKANRVLKSEDTVIDVKGIKIGGGNFTIMSGPCSVESRDQIIEVAEGVKAAGSQILRGGAFKPRTSPYAFQGLELEGLDLLKEARKITGMPIVTEIMSPSLVDKFVEDVDIIQVGARNMQNFDLLKALGKTQTPVLLKRGMSATIEEWIMSAEYIMSEGNPNVILCERGIRTFEKYTRNTLDLSAVLAVKKLTHLPVIVDPSHATGKRWMVKNLAMAAAAVGADGLMIEVHNDPENALCDGAQSLTPAGFAEVMVDVKKIAELVDKKI; from the coding sequence ATGATAATAAAGATGAAAAAAGATGCTGAGTGGAGTGTAATAGAAAAGATAATGGATACTCTCAAGAAAAAAGGACTGGGAGTACATGATATAAACGGTGAGGAATACAGAATCATAGGAGTTATAGGGGATACTTCTGGATTGGATATGGGTAGTATAGAGGGTCTTCCAGGTGTGGAAACAGTTACTAGAATTCAGGAACCTTTTAAAAAGGCTAATAGGGTTCTAAAAAGTGAAGACACTGTAATAGATGTAAAGGGAATAAAAATCGGTGGAGGTAACTTCACAATTATGTCAGGACCTTGTTCTGTAGAATCAAGAGATCAAATAATAGAAGTAGCAGAAGGGGTGAAAGCAGCAGGTTCTCAAATCTTAAGAGGAGGGGCCTTCAAACCTAGAACATCTCCATATGCATTCCAAGGGCTAGAATTAGAAGGACTCGATCTTCTGAAAGAAGCCAGAAAAATTACAGGTATGCCTATAGTAACTGAGATTATGTCTCCTTCACTTGTGGATAAATTTGTAGAAGATGTAGACATAATTCAGGTAGGGGCTAGAAACATGCAGAACTTTGACTTGCTGAAGGCACTTGGAAAAACTCAAACGCCAGTACTTCTTAAAAGAGGTATGTCGGCAACTATAGAGGAATGGATAATGTCTGCAGAGTACATAATGTCAGAGGGAAATCCAAATGTAATTCTTTGTGAAAGAGGAATAAGAACATTTGAAAAATACACAAGAAATACTCTAGATCTAAGTGCAGTACTGGCTGTAAAGAAACTAACACATCTTCCTGTAATAGTAGATCCTAGCCATGCAACAGGAAAGAGATGGATGGTAAAAAATCTGGCTATGGCAGCAGCAGCTGTAGGAGCAGACGGACTTATGATAGAGGTTCATAATGATCCTGAAAATGCCCTTTGTGACGGGGCACAGTCACTTACACCTGCAGGATTTGCTGAAGTTATGGTAGATGTTAAAAAGATAGCTGAACTGGTTGATAAAAAAATCTAA
- a CDS encoding L-lactate permease: MKIIQILVAMMPILLPLIFLVVLRMPAKKGMFLTFVIFLVSAFGVWGMGGDIITASILQGVHKSITILWILFGAILLLKVMTHTGGVDIIKRGFSSVTKDMRVQAVIVGAFFVALIEGAAGFGTPAAVAGPFLVALGFNPLAAASIALIGDSSPVSFGAVGTPIIVGLGNIPGANPEFFDLIGRTVTRMDLITATLLPTVIIMMLTKFFGKEKSFKAAFEILPWSILVGASYAGSAILYSTFLGAEFVSILASLTGLVVSCFTAKKGILMPKNSEWKTEAMEENEVEAKTSTPEKKKTPGGRVTFNENGTITLSESVSAKDIFSAWMPYMAVVMMLLITRIVLPVKKFVLTHADFSWRNILGEGVTSKWQILYSPGTVLAIASLIALLSLKGDGKALKKATKETLNSVKNASVALCFTLAVVQIFSNSANSAVGIGMPNYLSNILSSVFQGSWLGIAPFLGELGAFITGSATVSTLTFSPIQYQVANSVGINPTVVLAQQVIGGAAGNMICIHNVVAAAAVVGLTGEEGNIIRKTLPAAMFYAVVVGLLGFVANGVL; encoded by the coding sequence ATGAAAATAATTCAGATTTTAGTGGCTATGATGCCTATTTTGTTGCCTTTGATATTTTTGGTAGTTTTGAGAATGCCTGCAAAAAAAGGGATGTTTTTGACCTTTGTTATATTTTTGGTGTCAGCTTTTGGTGTGTGGGGAATGGGTGGAGACATAATAACAGCTTCAATACTTCAGGGAGTGCACAAGTCGATCACCATACTATGGATATTATTCGGGGCTATTTTACTTTTAAAAGTCATGACCCATACAGGGGGAGTGGACATAATAAAAAGAGGATTTAGCAGTGTTACCAAGGACATGAGAGTCCAGGCGGTTATTGTAGGTGCCTTCTTTGTAGCACTTATAGAGGGGGCAGCAGGTTTTGGAACTCCTGCTGCAGTTGCCGGGCCTTTTCTTGTGGCATTGGGCTTCAATCCATTGGCAGCAGCCTCTATAGCACTTATAGGAGACAGTAGTCCCGTATCTTTCGGAGCAGTAGGGACTCCTATTATTGTTGGGTTAGGAAATATCCCAGGAGCCAACCCTGAATTCTTTGACCTTATAGGAAGAACTGTAACAAGAATGGATCTGATAACTGCGACACTACTTCCTACAGTAATTATTATGATGCTAACTAAATTTTTCGGTAAGGAAAAATCTTTTAAGGCAGCCTTTGAAATACTTCCTTGGTCAATTTTAGTCGGGGCATCTTATGCAGGTTCGGCTATACTTTATTCCACTTTTTTGGGGGCGGAATTCGTGTCTATACTTGCATCTCTCACAGGGCTTGTAGTATCTTGTTTTACTGCTAAGAAAGGTATATTGATGCCTAAAAATAGCGAGTGGAAGACTGAAGCTATGGAAGAGAATGAGGTAGAGGCCAAAACTAGCACTCCTGAGAAAAAGAAAACTCCAGGAGGAAGGGTGACCTTTAATGAAAATGGGACAATAACTTTATCAGAATCAGTTTCTGCAAAAGATATTTTTTCAGCCTGGATGCCCTATATGGCAGTAGTAATGATGCTTCTTATAACTAGGATTGTACTACCTGTGAAAAAATTTGTTCTTACCCATGCTGACTTTAGCTGGAGAAACATTTTGGGAGAGGGTGTTACCTCTAAATGGCAGATACTTTATTCTCCTGGAACTGTACTGGCAATTGCTTCACTTATAGCTTTATTATCTCTAAAGGGAGATGGGAAGGCACTTAAAAAAGCAACCAAGGAAACACTGAATTCTGTAAAAAATGCTTCGGTAGCTCTTTGCTTTACACTTGCTGTTGTTCAGATTTTCAGTAATTCGGCAAATTCTGCAGTGGGAATAGGGATGCCAAATTACTTGTCTAATATCTTATCTTCTGTATTTCAAGGAAGCTGGCTTGGAATAGCTCCTTTTCTAGGTGAATTAGGGGCCTTTATAACCGGTTCAGCGACAGTATCCACTCTGACTTTCTCTCCTATTCAGTATCAGGTAGCTAATTCAGTTGGGATTAATCCAACTGTTGTACTGGCTCAGCAGGTAATAGGAGGAGCAGCAGGAAACATGATATGCATACATAATGTGGTAGCTGCAGCAGCAGTGGTAGGGCTAACAGGAGAAGAGGGTAATATAATAAGAAAGACCCTTCCTGCCGCAATGTTTTACGCAGTGGTAGTAGGCCTACTAGGATTCGTAGCCAACGGAGTACTGTAG
- a CDS encoding FAD-linked oxidase C-terminal domain-containing protein, with amino-acid sequence MNYKNVGIEDFENIAEILGNKERVLWEDGISEDYSHDELGGISRKPDILVKAQDSAEISKVVKYAYEHSIPIVARGSGTGLVGASVPIHGGIMIETTQMNKILELDEDNLTLTVEPGVLLMEIGKYVEDRDFFYPPDPGEKSATIGGNISTNAGGMRAVKYGVTRDYVRGLEVVLPNGDIMEMGGKVVKNSAGYSLKDLVIGSEGTLGIITKAVLKLLPLPKYSISLLIPFENIDNAIDAVPAIIRSKAIPTAVEFMQKEVIYSAEEFLGKTFPDKSSDAYLLLTFDGNSKEQVEKDYEVVADLCLEIGATDVYIVDTEERKESVWSARGAFLEAIKASTDEMDECDVVVPRNCVSEFIKYTKELEKEFDIRIPSFGHAGDGNLHIYICRDGLEQEKWEEKLNAVFKKMYARSEELGGLVSGEHGIGYAKKSYMFDQYCENNIEIMRGIKKVFDPKNILNPGKVCQ; translated from the coding sequence ATGAATTATAAAAATGTGGGTATCGAAGATTTTGAAAATATAGCTGAAATTTTGGGGAACAAAGAGAGAGTACTCTGGGAAGATGGCATAAGTGAAGATTACTCTCATGATGAGCTGGGAGGAATAAGCCGAAAACCGGATATTCTGGTAAAGGCACAGGATTCAGCTGAAATATCTAAAGTTGTAAAATATGCTTACGAACACTCTATACCTATTGTGGCTAGGGGATCTGGAACAGGGCTTGTAGGAGCATCGGTACCAATTCATGGTGGGATAATGATAGAAACCACTCAGATGAACAAAATACTAGAGTTAGACGAGGACAATCTTACCCTGACAGTTGAACCTGGAGTTCTACTGATGGAAATAGGAAAATACGTTGAGGACAGGGATTTCTTTTATCCCCCTGATCCAGGTGAAAAAAGTGCCACTATAGGGGGAAATATCAGTACCAATGCAGGTGGAATGAGAGCGGTAAAATATGGAGTGACTCGTGATTATGTCCGTGGTCTAGAAGTAGTACTTCCAAATGGTGACATAATGGAGATGGGAGGTAAGGTTGTAAAAAACTCTGCAGGGTACAGTCTTAAGGATCTTGTCATAGGGTCAGAGGGAACTCTCGGAATAATAACTAAGGCAGTATTGAAACTTTTACCTTTACCAAAGTATTCTATAAGTCTTTTGATACCATTTGAGAATATAGACAATGCAATAGATGCAGTTCCTGCAATAATAAGATCAAAGGCTATCCCAACAGCTGTAGAATTCATGCAAAAGGAGGTTATTTATTCAGCAGAGGAATTCCTTGGAAAGACATTTCCAGATAAATCCAGTGATGCCTATCTTCTTTTGACATTTGACGGGAATTCTAAGGAGCAGGTGGAAAAAGATTATGAAGTGGTGGCAGATCTCTGTCTAGAAATAGGAGCTACTGATGTTTATATCGTGGATACAGAAGAGAGAAAAGAGAGTGTCTGGTCTGCAAGAGGTGCTTTTTTAGAAGCAATAAAAGCCTCTACTGATGAGATGGATGAGTGTGATGTAGTGGTTCCTCGAAACTGTGTTTCAGAATTTATAAAATACACCAAGGAACTAGAAAAAGAATTTGATATAAGAATCCCAAGCTTTGGGCATGCTGGGGATGGAAACCTGCATATATATATATGTAGAGACGGTCTAGAACAAGAAAAATGGGAAGAAAAATTAAATGCTGTGTTTAAGAAAATGTATGCCAGATCTGAAGAACTAGGTGGACTTGTATCTGGTGAGCACGGGATAGGATATGCAAAAAAGAGTTATATGTTTGACCAGTATTGCGAAAACAATATTGAAATAATGAGAGGGATTAAGAAGGTGTTTGATCCAAAAAATATTTTAAATCCAGGAAAGGTCTGTCAATAA
- a CDS encoding electron transfer flavoprotein subunit alpha/FixB family protein, protein MGQLHINHDKVDHKLMRELIELCPFNAIEESNGKLDINAGCKMCRLCVKQGKGAIELLEDTEIEKIDKELWKGLTVYVDHFAGEIHPVTLELIGKAKELAKVTKHPVQAIIMGYNVKPLAEELLHYGVDQVHLYEDEELEHFKIENYTGIFESYIDEIKPSSVLVGATTLGRSLAPRVAARFRTGLTADCTILEMKENSDLVQIRPAFGGNIMAQIVTQNHRPQFCTVRNKIFDAPLRSESQSGEIINHEVDKSKLISKINVRNIFKKEKESCISDAEIIVAVGRALKKESDMEMMQEFADLLGGRLACTRPLIESGWMDCKTQIGLSGRTVKPKIIFACGIHGAVQFTAGMENSDTIVAINTDENAPIFNVAHWGVVGDMYQIIPELMEKIKTGRDIISAGKE, encoded by the coding sequence ATGGGACAATTACATATAAATCACGATAAGGTTGATCATAAACTTATGAGAGAATTGATAGAGCTATGCCCCTTTAATGCTATAGAGGAAAGCAACGGGAAACTAGATATCAATGCCGGGTGTAAAATGTGCAGACTCTGTGTGAAGCAAGGAAAGGGAGCAATAGAGCTACTTGAGGATACAGAAATTGAAAAAATTGATAAAGAGCTTTGGAAGGGATTAACAGTATATGTTGACCATTTTGCAGGGGAGATACATCCTGTGACCCTTGAGCTTATAGGAAAAGCTAAGGAGCTAGCCAAGGTGACCAAGCATCCGGTACAGGCAATAATAATGGGATATAATGTAAAACCTCTGGCTGAAGAACTTCTGCATTACGGAGTAGATCAAGTTCATCTTTATGAAGACGAAGAATTAGAGCATTTCAAGATAGAAAATTACACAGGGATATTTGAATCATATATAGATGAAATAAAGCCCTCTTCAGTACTTGTAGGAGCCACGACTTTAGGGAGATCTTTAGCTCCTAGAGTGGCAGCAAGATTTCGTACTGGACTTACTGCAGACTGTACAATACTTGAGATGAAAGAAAACAGTGACTTGGTTCAGATAAGACCTGCCTTCGGAGGAAATATAATGGCTCAGATAGTAACTCAGAATCACAGACCTCAATTCTGTACCGTAAGAAATAAAATATTTGATGCACCACTAAGAAGTGAAAGTCAGTCAGGTGAAATAATCAACCATGAGGTTGATAAAAGTAAGCTTATCTCTAAGATAAATGTCAGAAATATATTTAAAAAAGAAAAAGAAAGCTGTATATCTGATGCAGAAATAATAGTAGCTGTGGGAAGAGCTTTGAAGAAAGAATCAGATATGGAGATGATGCAGGAATTTGCAGATCTTTTAGGAGGAAGGTTAGCATGTACAAGACCTCTTATAGAGAGCGGGTGGATGGACTGCAAGACCCAGATAGGACTTAGTGGAAGAACGGTAAAACCGAAAATAATCTTTGCATGCGGAATCCACGGAGCCGTTCAGTTTACTGCAGGAATGGAAAACTCAGATACAATAGTGGCGATAAATACAGATGAAAATGCCCCTATATTTAATGTGGCTCACTGGGGTGTAGTAGGTGATATGTACCAGATAATACCAGAACTTATGGAAAAAATAAAAACTGGAAGAGATATAATCTCTGCTGGGAAGGAGTAG
- a CDS encoding electron transfer flavoprotein subunit beta/FixA family protein, which yields MKIAVCVKQVPGNSDVQVDPDTGVLLRDGVDSKVNPYDLYALETALKIKEEKGSEIGIISMGPPQAKEVIRESFMMGADEGILLSDRRFAGADVLATSYTLAQGIKALGNIDLIICGKQTTDGDTAQVGPEMAEYLAIPHIANVSRLLEVGEEYITVEADMGETIEVQDIPYPCLITVEKGIYTPRLPSYKRKFAAMQKDIKVMSLDDLPDKKEFMYGLKGSPTQVERIFNPEKSEDRETITGSSVEIAEELYKRMKEYKFA from the coding sequence ATGAAAATTGCTGTTTGTGTAAAACAGGTACCAGGTAATAGTGATGTACAGGTAGATCCAGATACTGGAGTACTTTTAAGAGACGGTGTGGATTCAAAGGTTAACCCTTATGATCTCTATGCACTGGAAACTGCACTTAAAATCAAGGAAGAGAAAGGCTCAGAGATAGGAATAATCTCTATGGGTCCACCTCAGGCAAAAGAAGTAATAAGAGAGTCCTTTATGATGGGAGCCGATGAAGGGATACTTTTATCAGACAGAAGATTTGCAGGGGCAGATGTACTAGCTACCTCTTATACCCTGGCACAAGGGATAAAAGCCCTGGGAAATATAGACCTTATAATCTGCGGAAAGCAGACAACAGACGGAGATACAGCTCAAGTGGGGCCTGAAATGGCTGAATATCTTGCCATTCCACACATAGCCAATGTAAGCAGATTGCTAGAGGTAGGGGAAGAATATATAACGGTAGAGGCGGATATGGGTGAGACTATAGAGGTACAAGATATACCTTATCCTTGTCTTATTACAGTAGAAAAAGGTATCTATACTCCTAGACTTCCATCATATAAAAGAAAATTTGCTGCAATGCAAAAGGATATAAAAGTGATGTCTCTAGACGATCTTCCTGATAAAAAAGAATTTATGTATGGTTTAAAAGGTTCTCCTACTCAGGTAGAAAGAATATTTAACCCGGAAAAATCAGAAGACAGAGAAACAATAACAGGAAGTTCAGTTGAGATAGCCGAGGAATTATACAAGAGAATGAAAGAATATAAATTTGCTTAG
- a CDS encoding FadR/GntR family transcriptional regulator, with protein sequence MTKKYDIVVEYIKNGIKKGSIKYGDKLLPERVLAEKLHIGRSTVREGIKVLEIMGLVESRRGGGNYITNNFENMLYNPITLMFSLQNGSYSDVHELRKMLEESTIELCVERITDEEIKVMEEVHQRLLESTDEAQMSLVDLEFHSIIAKASKNPLIISILNSVSEILENSVKTSRRRVIEKFGKKTIDKDHQAIVDALKERNLKKAKKAIREHFDHIEKTII encoded by the coding sequence ATGACAAAAAAATATGATATAGTTGTCGAATATATAAAAAATGGAATAAAAAAAGGCAGTATCAAATACGGGGACAAATTACTACCTGAAAGAGTTCTTGCTGAAAAGCTTCATATTGGAAGGTCTACCGTGAGAGAGGGAATAAAAGTTTTAGAAATAATGGGCCTTGTAGAGAGCAGAAGAGGGGGAGGGAATTACATTACAAATAATTTTGAAAATATGCTTTATAACCCTATAACCCTTATGTTTTCACTTCAAAATGGATCTTATAGTGATGTGCATGAGCTGAGAAAAATGCTCGAAGAATCTACCATAGAGCTGTGTGTAGAGAGAATAACAGATGAGGAGATAAAGGTTATGGAGGAAGTTCATCAAAGACTTTTAGAAAGCACTGATGAGGCACAAATGAGCCTTGTAGACTTGGAGTTCCACTCTATTATTGCAAAAGCTTCTAAAAATCCCCTTATAATATCCATATTAAATTCTGTTTCTGAAATTTTGGAAAATTCAGTAAAAACCTCGAGACGGAGGGTTATAGAAAAATTTGGAAAGAAGACAATTGATAAAGATCATCAGGCTATTGTCGATGCCTTGAAAGAAAGAAATCTAAAAAAAGCTAAAAAAGCAATAAGAGAACATTTTGATCATATAGAGAAAACTATAATTTAA